Proteins from a genomic interval of Amycolatopsis sp. cg13:
- a CDS encoding cytochrome P450, protein MALRTPIRAHSALPPGPRLPMAVQTVLFGAFRNSLLPLLRRRYGNVVRLRLYPERSVVLIGDLDLVREIFAGPVETFHAGEGNMVLKPMLGGHSVLLTDEEEHRRARKLLMPAFNGAAMRGYRDMVTELTVAELERWPQGRAFRVHDRMRALTLEVILRVVFGVTDGPRLAELRVALEQVIDISALDLFGWHSPALQKFGPWRRNLERQQRVDQLLYAEIAERRAAPDLAQRTDVLSRLLSVPGEDQLSDLELRDQLITLLLAGHETTATALAWALHELARDPAIAAETARAADEGDEKYLEAVAKEAMRLRPIISEVSRKLTKDVQVGPYTVPAGHMVLPSISLIHADPAHHPSPEVFDPTRFLGSGPPAGSWFPFGGGARRCLGAGFSLLEATIVLRELFTRYRVSAPSPRPERVKTRHITLVPGDGARILVHRR, encoded by the coding sequence ATGGCTCTGCGCACGCCGATCCGCGCCCATTCCGCTCTTCCGCCTGGTCCCCGCCTGCCGATGGCGGTCCAAACCGTCCTTTTCGGCGCTTTCCGGAACTCCCTGCTGCCGCTGCTGCGCCGCCGCTACGGAAATGTGGTGCGGCTGCGGCTGTACCCGGAACGGTCAGTGGTGCTGATCGGGGACCTCGATCTGGTCCGCGAGATCTTCGCCGGTCCGGTCGAGACGTTCCACGCCGGCGAGGGGAACATGGTGCTCAAACCCATGCTGGGCGGGCATTCGGTGCTGCTCACCGACGAGGAAGAGCACCGCCGGGCTCGGAAGCTGCTGATGCCCGCGTTCAACGGGGCGGCGATGCGCGGGTATCGCGACATGGTCACCGAGCTGACGGTCGCGGAGCTGGAGCGGTGGCCGCAGGGGCGGGCGTTCCGGGTGCACGACCGGATGCGGGCGTTGACGCTCGAAGTGATCCTGCGAGTCGTTTTCGGGGTGACGGACGGGCCGCGGCTGGCGGAATTGCGCGTGGCGCTGGAGCAGGTCATCGACATCAGCGCGCTGGATCTTTTCGGCTGGCACAGCCCGGCACTGCAGAAGTTCGGGCCGTGGCGGCGGAATCTCGAGCGGCAGCAGCGGGTCGACCAACTGCTGTACGCGGAGATCGCCGAGCGGCGGGCGGCGCCGGATCTGGCCCAGCGGACCGACGTGCTGTCCCGGCTGCTGAGCGTGCCCGGCGAGGACCAGCTCAGCGACCTCGAACTGCGCGACCAGCTGATCACGTTGCTGCTGGCCGGACACGAGACCACGGCGACCGCGCTGGCCTGGGCGCTGCACGAGCTTGCCCGTGATCCGGCGATCGCCGCGGAGACCGCCCGCGCAGCGGACGAGGGCGACGAGAAGTACCTGGAAGCGGTGGCCAAGGAAGCGATGCGGCTGCGGCCGATCATCTCCGAGGTGTCGCGGAAGCTCACGAAGGACGTGCAGGTCGGCCCGTATACGGTTCCGGCCGGGCACATGGTGCTGCCGTCGATTTCGCTCATTCACGCGGACCCGGCGCACCATCCGTCGCCGGAGGTGTTCGACCCGACGCGGTTCCTCGGCAGCGGCCCGCCCGCCGGCAGCTGGTTCCCGTTCGGCGGCGGCGCACGACGCTGTCTCGGGGCGGGATTCTCGTTGCTGGAGGCGACGATCGTACTGCGGGAACTGTTCACGCGATACCGGGTGAGCGCGCCCAGTCCGCGGCCGGAGCGAGTGAAGACCCGCCACATCACGCTCGTGCCCGGCGACGGCGCGCGGATCCTGGTGCACCGCCGCTGA
- a CDS encoding ATP-binding protein, translating to MNAVPDALPRTAGELRAAGYAPRPIAREIHDNLLAALREGRDAWPGIVGFSRTVLPQLERALLAGHDVVLLGERGQGKTRLLRTLAGLLDEWTPVIEGSELGEHPLDPITPASIRRAAELGDDLPVAWRHRSERYTEKLATPDTSVGDLIGDVDPVKVAEGRSLGDPETIHFGLVPRAHRGIVAINELPDLAERIQVALLNVMEERDIQVRGYTLRLPLDVLLVATANPEDYTNRGRIITPLKDRFGAEIRTHYPLDVESEVAVVRQEANLVAEVGEPLLEVLARFVRNLRESPVIDQRSGVSARFAVAAAETVAAAALRRAAVTGEDPAVARPVDLEAVPAVLRGKVEFEPGEEGREVEHLVHLMRRAIAETARERFAGLDLRPLSDAVADGHLVATGERIPGAEVLAALPELPVLHEVAQRAGVSADEPAGRIAAAVELALESLFLARRLAKDSDDGTTVYGE from the coding sequence GTGAACGCTGTTCCCGACGCTCTTCCCCGTACTGCCGGCGAGCTTCGCGCCGCCGGATACGCCCCGCGCCCGATCGCGCGCGAGATCCACGACAACCTGCTCGCCGCGCTGCGCGAGGGCCGCGACGCCTGGCCCGGCATCGTCGGCTTCTCCCGCACCGTGCTGCCCCAGCTCGAACGCGCCCTGCTCGCCGGCCACGACGTCGTCCTGCTCGGCGAACGCGGCCAGGGCAAGACCCGCCTGCTGCGCACCCTGGCCGGCCTGCTCGACGAGTGGACCCCGGTCATCGAGGGCTCCGAGCTGGGCGAACACCCGCTCGACCCGATCACGCCCGCCTCGATCCGCCGCGCCGCCGAACTCGGCGACGACCTGCCGGTGGCCTGGCGCCACCGCAGCGAGCGCTACACCGAAAAGCTGGCCACGCCGGACACGAGCGTCGGCGACCTGATCGGCGACGTCGACCCCGTCAAGGTCGCCGAAGGCCGCAGCCTCGGCGACCCCGAGACCATCCACTTCGGACTCGTGCCGCGCGCGCACCGCGGCATCGTCGCGATCAACGAGCTGCCCGACCTCGCCGAGCGGATCCAGGTCGCGCTGCTGAACGTCATGGAGGAACGCGACATCCAGGTCCGCGGCTACACGCTGCGGCTGCCGCTGGACGTCCTCCTCGTCGCGACCGCCAACCCCGAGGACTACACCAACCGCGGCCGGATCATCACGCCGCTGAAGGACCGCTTCGGCGCGGAAATCCGCACGCACTACCCGCTGGACGTCGAGTCCGAGGTCGCCGTGGTGCGCCAGGAAGCGAACCTCGTCGCGGAGGTCGGCGAGCCGCTGCTGGAGGTGCTGGCCCGGTTCGTGCGCAACCTGCGCGAGTCGCCGGTCATCGACCAGCGTTCCGGCGTGTCCGCCCGGTTCGCGGTGGCGGCGGCGGAAACCGTCGCGGCGGCCGCGTTGCGCCGGGCCGCGGTGACGGGGGAGGACCCGGCGGTCGCGCGTCCGGTCGACCTCGAAGCCGTGCCCGCCGTGCTGCGCGGCAAGGTCGAGTTCGAGCCCGGCGAGGAAGGCCGCGAGGTCGAGCACCTCGTGCACCTGATGCGCCGCGCGATCGCGGAAACCGCTCGCGAACGGTTCGCCGGGCTGGACCTGCGGCCGCTGTCCGACGCGGTCGCGGACGGCCACCTCGTCGCCACCGGCGAGCGCATCCCGGGTGCGGAAGTCCTTGCGGCGCTGCCGGAACTGCCGGTGCTGCACGAGGTCGCCCAGCGGGCCGGAGTGTCCGCGGACGAGCCGGCGGGCCGGATCGCGGCGGCGGTCGAACTGGCCCTGGAGTCGCTGTTCCTCGCTCGCAGGCTGGCGAAGGACTCCGACGACGGCACGACGGTCTACGGCGAATAA